The following are from one region of the Anguilla rostrata isolate EN2019 chromosome 7, ASM1855537v3, whole genome shotgun sequence genome:
- the fgfbp2a gene encoding fibroblast growth factor binding protein 2a, with protein MKARALTLLLVACCLWTAEGQGEPPKKSIWEDPVQFNTKAKDACTMIVTGQGDLTKLRVSCKNQDKAYWCEYAGKPQVCRSYNNNPRHYYTQIMWDLRKLPNACQGARVIKPQMCKRASDEAQMVFQTSWPRLFTPRPVRPTQERQPGQAKPEPPRPEAPRPEAPRPQDPRPEEPRPEEPRPEEPRPQEPRPDVPRPEVPRPEAPRPEPPRPDVPKPEVPKPDTPRLARPPQPKPQPAKPEPSKPLTKVVPVRKIPARPTKTTPSKSPQPATKANAKKMAQEYCWRSLQGICAYVIGWFHN; from the coding sequence GACGGCCGAGGGGCAGGGCGAGCCCCCCAAGAAGAGCATCTGGGAGGACCCCGTCCAGTTCAACACCAAGGCCAAGGACGCCTGCACTATGATCGTGACCGGCCAGGGAGACCTCACCAAGCTCCGGGTCTCCTGCAAGAACCAGGACAAGGCGTACTGGTGCGAGTACGCGGGCAAGCCCCAGGTGTGCCGCTCCTACAACAACAACCCCAGGCACTACTACACCCAGATCATGTGGGACCTGCGGAAGCTGCCCAACGCCTGCCAGGGCGCCAGGGTCATAAAGCCCCAGATGTGCAAGAGGGCCTCCGACGAGGCGCAGATGGTGTTCCAGACCTCCTGGCCGCGGCTCTTCACCCCGAGACCGGTGAGACCCACGCAGGAGAGGCAGCCGGGTCAGGCCAAACCGGAGCCGCCCAGGCCGGAGGCCCCCAGACCGGAGGCGCCGAGACCCCAGGACCCCAGGCCAGAGGAGCCCAGGCCCGAAGAACCCCGGCCAGAGGAACCCAGACCTCAGGAGCCCAGACCTGATGTACCCAGACCCGAGGTGCCCAGACCAGAAGCGCCGAGACCAGAGCCGCCCAGACCGGACGTGCCGAAGCCCGAGGTACCGAAGCCAGACACCCCGAGACTGGCCAGACCACCGCAGCCTAAGCCACAGCCTGCCAAGCCGGAGCCGTCCAAGCCGCTGACGAAAGTCGTTCCAGTCAGGAAGATCCCTGCTAGACCCACTAAAACAACCCCAAGCAAATCGCCACAGCCTGCCACCAAAGCGAACGCCAAGAAGATGGCTCAAGAATATTGCTGGAGGTCCCTCCAAGGAATCTGCGCATACGTGATTGGCTGGTTCCATAACTAA
- the fgfbp1a gene encoding fibroblast growth factor-binding protein 1, whose translation MTILSNIAIVLVFACIAQLVLVADCRKGQGKKGKKDSRGTESMERAPKPDPIQPSYRNEKEQKSPSVKGVAKGKFVTKDKTQCTWVAIGEDVFTLGVNCKKGGDNFDCEYKAIPTACPEYASRVKAYWKQIARSLKKQKALCKDPAALVKAGMCKRAPKTAHFKLSNTPSKHPESATHPPPSPSGKSCTEYQKQRAEEHCSESWSSLCTLFFSMVQGGEDC comes from the coding sequence ATGACTATCCTTAGTAACATCGCAATTGTCCTGGTTTTTGCCTGCATCGCTCAGCTGGTACTGGTTGCGGACTGTCGGAAGGGCCAGGGTAAAAAGGGAAAGAAGGACAGCCGGGGGACAGAGAGTATGGAACGAGCGCCAAAGCCGGATCCGATACAGCCTTCTTACCGAAACgagaaagaacagaagagcccATCTGTAAAGGGGGTGGCCAAGGGCAAATTTGTAACTAAAGACAAAACTCAATGCACCTGGGTAGCAATCGGAGAGGACGTGTTCACCCTTGGTGTTAACTGCAAGAAAGGAGGGGACAATTTTGATTGCGAGTACAAAGCAATACCCACAGCTTGCCCCGAGTATGCGTCCCGTGTCAAAGCCTACTGGAAACAGATTGCCCGTTCTCTGAAGAAACAGAAGGCTCTCTGCAAGGACCCCGCGGCGTTAGTGAAAGCCGGTATGTGCAAACGTGCCCCAAAGACCGCCCATTTCAAACTTAGCAACACGCCAAGTAAGCACCCAGAAAGCGCAACacatccccctccctcaccgAGCGGTAAATCGTGCACCGAGTATCAGAAGCAACGAGCAGAAGAACACTGCAGCGAATCGTGGTCAAGTTTGTgtactttatttttctcaatGGTGCAGGGTGGTGAGGACTGTTGA